The following DNA comes from Pseudomonas triticicola.
TGGCATTGGCTTCTACCGGCGCCTGCTCGGTTTTCACCGCATCGGCGAACCACTGGTGAAACAGCGCAAACGGCTCGGCCGGGGCTTGCGCCTCGGTCAAACCGTCACGGGTGTAGTCGCGACGCATATCGGCCAGAGCCTGGGTCATGGCGGATTCCTTTTCGTTAGCGGATCACTTCTTGGCAGCGTCGGCTGCGGCGACTTTCTTGTCGGTCGCGGCGGCTTTGGCTGGTGCAGTCTTTTTCGCTGGAGCCTTGGCCGGGGCCTTCTTCGCCGGAGCCTTGGCGGCGGTTTTCTTGGCTGGCGCCTTTTTCGCCGCCGGCACAGCGGCTTTTTTCGCCGCAGGCGCCGGGGTAACCGGTTTGGCCACTGGCTTGACGTCTTGCGCGGCGACCATCGTTACAGGTTTCGGCGCCGGCATGTTGTATTTGCTCAGCAGCGCAACCATGGTGTTTTGCGGCGTCACCAGAAGTTCGACACGACGGTTCAAGGCACGGCCTTCAACGCTGTCGTTGGCCGCACGCGGCGCTTCGGAACCCATCCCGCGCAGCATCAGGCGATCGCGCTGCAAGCCGCTAAGGCGGAAGATCGCCGCCACCGATTGCGCACGCTCCTGGCTCAGTTTGACGTTGGCCGGCGCAGCACCGCTGGTATCGCTGTGACCGAGCACCAGCACTGCGGTTTTCGGGTCGGCTTCAAGGATTTTCGCTACGCGAGTGAACGGGCCAAGAGTGACCGGCAGCAGCATCGCCGGGCGGTCCGGGTTGAACGAACCTTCCACCGGCGCCGTCACCACCAGTACGTTGTCGCGACGTTCGAGTTGCAAGTTGCTGTCCTTCACCGCTTCACGCAGACGCGGTTCGTAGTCATCGAGCCAGGCTTGAGTCACCTTCGGATCGGGCATCGGCACGGCTTTGGCGGTCGGTTGATCCTTGCCGCCGAACGGCCACCACCATTTGCCATTGGACTGCGCCTCGGCTTTGGC
Coding sequences within:
- a CDS encoding OmpA family protein, with protein sequence MSSKKTLALALCVAITGCAQTPKNDADGSSWWPFGSSDKVAAKDPAPAPAPLKPASTAPVAKAESSNPWYWPFGSSDEAVKADLKAEVKPEAKPVEVAKAEAQSNGKWWWPFGGKDQPTAKAVPMPDPKVTQAWLDDYEPRLREAVKDSNLQLERRDNVLVVTAPVEGSFNPDRPAMLLPVTLGPFTRVAKILEADPKTAVLVLGHSDTSGAAPANVKLSQERAQSVAAIFRLSGLQRDRLMLRGMGSEAPRAANDSVEGRALNRRVELLVTPQNTMVALLSKYNMPAPKPVTMVAAQDVKPVAKPVTPAPAAKKAAVPAAKKAPAKKTAAKAPAKKAPAKAPAKKTAPAKAAATDKKVAAADAAKK